The Girardinichthys multiradiatus isolate DD_20200921_A chromosome 6, DD_fGirMul_XY1, whole genome shotgun sequence genome window below encodes:
- the LOC124870589 gene encoding zinc finger and SCAN domain-containing protein 21-like isoform X3: protein MSFPSAFGTQVAAIMDVLAKAAVAEITMLVEEGSVALRLEVSRRDSEIQELRSSMKRMETELQKAQEAAARRGTAEKQVQTAPAGGQESWRDKKKHHEINREYTELTTADSLCEAHIRPAVKREPEGEFHFGETSEHAVTDAANRDKKKHHEINREYTELTTADSLCEAHIRPAVKREPEGEFHFGETSEHAVTDAANRGDPIWSACDKKKHHEINREYTELTTADSLCEAHISPAVKREPEGEFHLGETSEHAVTDAANRGDPIWSACGVFEKNSAAIAQQSQIFPSTVEEYSYSRDMQSSYSSSGTEGAGVCFSVPVKAEISVHPELVYKDHLHPGAVQDGCMESAGPLPALRHAQASTAGASGSNVENFSSKINCRSKRFMTVWRANQSVYICSMCNKSFLRLSLLEEHKSTHHPSKPFRCLECGKSFTQKTRLKTHQWVHTGERPFSCSICGKKFSRQDNCLRHERFHS from the exons ATGTCTTTCCCCTCAGCTTTTGGTACGCAGGTGGCCGCCATCATGGATGTTCTGGCCAAAGCTGCGGTGGCAGAAATAACGATGCTGGTGGAAGAGGGCAGTGTGGCTCTGCGCCTGGAGGTGAGCAGGAGGGACAGTGAGATCCAGGAGCTGCGGAGCAGTATGAAGAGGATGGAGACTGAGCTCCAGAAGGctcaggaagctgctgcaagGCGAGGTACGGCCGAGAAACAGGTGCAGACCGCTCCAGCAGGGGGTCAGGAGTCGTGGAGAG ataaaaagaaacatcATGAAATAAACAGGGAATATACTGAGCTAACCACTGCTGATTCACTCTGTGAGGCTCACATCCGTCCAGCTGTGAAACGAGAGCCAGAAGGTGAATTTCACTTCGGTGAAACATCCGAGCATGCAGTGACAGATGCAGCAAATCGAG ataaaaagaaacatcATGAAATAAACAGGGAATATACTGAGCTAACCACTGCTGATTCACTCTGTGAGGCTCACATCCGTCCAGCTGTGAAACGAGAGCCAGAAGGTGAATTTCACTTCGGTGAAACATCCGAGCATGCAGTGACAGATGCAGCAAATCGAGGTGACCCCATCTGGTCTGCTTGTG ataaaaagaaacatcATGAAATAAACAGGGAATATACTGAGCTAACCACTGCTGATTCACTCTGTGAGGCTCACATCAGTCCAGCTGTGAAACGAGAGCCAGAAGGTGAATTTCACCTCGGTGAAACATCCGAGCATGCAGTGACAGATGCAGCAAATCGAGGTGACCCCATCTGGTCTGCTTGTGGTGTGTTTGAGAAAAACTCTGCCGCGATTGCGCAGCAATCACAGATTTTTCCATCTACTGTCGAGGAGTACTCTTATTCCAGAGACATGCAGAGCTCATATTCATCTTCGGGAACGGAAGGAGCAGGTGTCTGCTTTTCTGTGCCAGTGAAAGCGGAGATCTCTGTGCATCCCGAGTTGGTTTATAAAGACCATTTGCATCCTGGTGCCGTTCAAGATGGTTGCATGGAGTCTGCAGGGCCATTACCAGCTTTGCGTCATGCACAGGCATCCACAGCGGGAGCATCCGGATCAAATGTGGAGAATTTCAGCAGCAAAATTAACTGCAGATCAAAAAGATTTATGACTGTGTGGCGAGCAAATCAGAGTGTTTACATCTGCTCAATGTGCAACAAGAGTTTCCTCCGCTTGTCTCTGCTGGAGGAGCACAAGAGCACCCACCACCCCTCCAAACCTTTCAGGTGCCTCGAATGCGGGAAGTCTTTCACCCAGAAGACCCGACTCAAGACGCACCAGTGGGTTCACACAGGAGAGAGGCCGTTCAGCTGCAGCATCTGCGGCAAGAAGTTTTCCAGGCAGGACAACTGCCTGAGACACGAGCGGTTCCACAGTTGA
- the LOC124870589 gene encoding gastrula zinc finger protein XlCGF48.2-like isoform X5 yields MSFPSAFGTQVAAIMDVLAKAAVAEITMLVEEGSVALRLEVSRRDSEIQELRSSMKRMETELQKAQEAAARRGTAEKQVQTAPAGGQESWRDKKKHHEINREYTELTTADSLCEAHIRPAVKREPEGEFHFGETSEHAVTDAANRDKKKHHEINREYTELTTADSLCEAHIRPAVKREPEDKKKHHEINREYTELTTADSLCEAHISPAVKREPEGEFHLGETSEHAVTDAANRGDPIWSACGVFEKNSAAIAQQSQIFPSTVEEYSYSRDMQSSYSSSGTEGAGVCFSVPVKAEISVHPELVYKDHLHPGAVQDGCMESAGPLPALRHAQASTAGASGSNVENFSSKINCRSKRFMTVWRANQSVYICSMCNKSFLRLSLLEEHKSTHHPSKPFRCLECGKSFTQKTRLKTHQWVHTGERPFSCSICGKKFSRQDNCLRHERFHS; encoded by the exons ATGTCTTTCCCCTCAGCTTTTGGTACGCAGGTGGCCGCCATCATGGATGTTCTGGCCAAAGCTGCGGTGGCAGAAATAACGATGCTGGTGGAAGAGGGCAGTGTGGCTCTGCGCCTGGAGGTGAGCAGGAGGGACAGTGAGATCCAGGAGCTGCGGAGCAGTATGAAGAGGATGGAGACTGAGCTCCAGAAGGctcaggaagctgctgcaagGCGAGGTACGGCCGAGAAACAGGTGCAGACCGCTCCAGCAGGGGGTCAGGAGTCGTGGAGAG ataaaaagaaacatcATGAAATAAACAGGGAATATACTGAGCTAACCACTGCTGATTCACTCTGTGAGGCTCACATCCGTCCAGCTGTGAAACGAGAGCCAGAAGGTGAATTTCACTTCGGTGAAACATCCGAGCATGCAGTGACAGATGCAGCAAATCGAG ataaaaagaaacatcATGAAATAAACAGGGAATATACTGAGCTAACCACTGCTGATTCACTCTGTGAGGCTCACATCCGTCCAGCTGTGAAACGAGAGCCAGAAG ataaaaagaaacatcATGAAATAAACAGGGAATATACTGAGCTAACCACTGCTGATTCACTCTGTGAGGCTCACATCAGTCCAGCTGTGAAACGAGAGCCAGAAGGTGAATTTCACCTCGGTGAAACATCCGAGCATGCAGTGACAGATGCAGCAAATCGAGGTGACCCCATCTGGTCTGCTTGTGGTGTGTTTGAGAAAAACTCTGCCGCGATTGCGCAGCAATCACAGATTTTTCCATCTACTGTCGAGGAGTACTCTTATTCCAGAGACATGCAGAGCTCATATTCATCTTCGGGAACGGAAGGAGCAGGTGTCTGCTTTTCTGTGCCAGTGAAAGCGGAGATCTCTGTGCATCCCGAGTTGGTTTATAAAGACCATTTGCATCCTGGTGCCGTTCAAGATGGTTGCATGGAGTCTGCAGGGCCATTACCAGCTTTGCGTCATGCACAGGCATCCACAGCGGGAGCATCCGGATCAAATGTGGAGAATTTCAGCAGCAAAATTAACTGCAGATCAAAAAGATTTATGACTGTGTGGCGAGCAAATCAGAGTGTTTACATCTGCTCAATGTGCAACAAGAGTTTCCTCCGCTTGTCTCTGCTGGAGGAGCACAAGAGCACCCACCACCCCTCCAAACCTTTCAGGTGCCTCGAATGCGGGAAGTCTTTCACCCAGAAGACCCGACTCAAGACGCACCAGTGGGTTCACACAGGAGAGAGGCCGTTCAGCTGCAGCATCTGCGGCAAGAAGTTTTCCAGGCAGGACAACTGCCTGAGACACGAGCGGTTCCACAGTTGA
- the LOC124870589 gene encoding gastrula zinc finger protein XlCGF48.2-like isoform X4 gives MSFPSAFGTQVAAIMDVLAKAAVAEITMLVEEGSVALRLEVSRRDSEIQELRSSMKRMETELQKAQEAAARRGTAEKQVQTAPAGGQESWRDKKKHHEINREYTELTTADSLCEAHIRPAVKREPEGEFHFGETSEHAVTDAANRGDPIWSACDKKKHHEINREYTELTTADSLCEAHIRPAVKREPEDKKKHHEINREYTELTTADSLCEAHISPAVKREPEGEFHLGETSEHAVTDAANRGDPIWSACGVFEKNSAAIAQQSQIFPSTVEEYSYSRDMQSSYSSSGTEGAGVCFSVPVKAEISVHPELVYKDHLHPGAVQDGCMESAGPLPALRHAQASTAGASGSNVENFSSKINCRSKRFMTVWRANQSVYICSMCNKSFLRLSLLEEHKSTHHPSKPFRCLECGKSFTQKTRLKTHQWVHTGERPFSCSICGKKFSRQDNCLRHERFHS, from the exons ATGTCTTTCCCCTCAGCTTTTGGTACGCAGGTGGCCGCCATCATGGATGTTCTGGCCAAAGCTGCGGTGGCAGAAATAACGATGCTGGTGGAAGAGGGCAGTGTGGCTCTGCGCCTGGAGGTGAGCAGGAGGGACAGTGAGATCCAGGAGCTGCGGAGCAGTATGAAGAGGATGGAGACTGAGCTCCAGAAGGctcaggaagctgctgcaagGCGAGGTACGGCCGAGAAACAGGTGCAGACCGCTCCAGCAGGGGGTCAGGAGTCGTGGAGAG ataaaaagaaacatcATGAAATAAACAGGGAATATACTGAGCTAACCACTGCTGATTCACTCTGTGAGGCTCACATCCGTCCAGCTGTGAAACGAGAGCCAGAAGGTGAATTTCACTTCGGTGAAACATCCGAGCATGCAGTGACAGATGCAGCAAATCGAGGTGACCCCATCTGGTCTGCTTGTG ataaaaagaaacatcATGAAATAAACAGGGAATATACTGAGCTAACCACTGCTGATTCACTCTGTGAGGCTCACATCCGTCCAGCTGTGAAACGAGAGCCAGAAG ataaaaagaaacatcATGAAATAAACAGGGAATATACTGAGCTAACCACTGCTGATTCACTCTGTGAGGCTCACATCAGTCCAGCTGTGAAACGAGAGCCAGAAGGTGAATTTCACCTCGGTGAAACATCCGAGCATGCAGTGACAGATGCAGCAAATCGAGGTGACCCCATCTGGTCTGCTTGTGGTGTGTTTGAGAAAAACTCTGCCGCGATTGCGCAGCAATCACAGATTTTTCCATCTACTGTCGAGGAGTACTCTTATTCCAGAGACATGCAGAGCTCATATTCATCTTCGGGAACGGAAGGAGCAGGTGTCTGCTTTTCTGTGCCAGTGAAAGCGGAGATCTCTGTGCATCCCGAGTTGGTTTATAAAGACCATTTGCATCCTGGTGCCGTTCAAGATGGTTGCATGGAGTCTGCAGGGCCATTACCAGCTTTGCGTCATGCACAGGCATCCACAGCGGGAGCATCCGGATCAAATGTGGAGAATTTCAGCAGCAAAATTAACTGCAGATCAAAAAGATTTATGACTGTGTGGCGAGCAAATCAGAGTGTTTACATCTGCTCAATGTGCAACAAGAGTTTCCTCCGCTTGTCTCTGCTGGAGGAGCACAAGAGCACCCACCACCCCTCCAAACCTTTCAGGTGCCTCGAATGCGGGAAGTCTTTCACCCAGAAGACCCGACTCAAGACGCACCAGTGGGTTCACACAGGAGAGAGGCCGTTCAGCTGCAGCATCTGCGGCAAGAAGTTTTCCAGGCAGGACAACTGCCTGAGACACGAGCGGTTCCACAGTTGA
- the LOC124870589 gene encoding gastrula zinc finger protein XlCGF48.2-like isoform X2 produces the protein MSFPSAFGTQVAAIMDVLAKAAVAEITMLVEEGSVALRLEVSRRDSEIQELRSSMKRMETELQKAQEAAARRGTAEKQVQTAPAGGQESWRDKKKHHEINREYTELTTADSLCEAHIRPAVKREPEGEFHFGETSEHAVTDAANRGDPIWSACDKKKHHEINREYTELTTADSLCEAHIRPAVKREPEGEFHFGETSEHAVTDAANRDKKKHHEINREYTELTTADSLCEAHISPAVKREPEGEFHLGETSEHAVTDAANRGDPIWSACGVFEKNSAAIAQQSQIFPSTVEEYSYSRDMQSSYSSSGTEGAGVCFSVPVKAEISVHPELVYKDHLHPGAVQDGCMESAGPLPALRHAQASTAGASGSNVENFSSKINCRSKRFMTVWRANQSVYICSMCNKSFLRLSLLEEHKSTHHPSKPFRCLECGKSFTQKTRLKTHQWVHTGERPFSCSICGKKFSRQDNCLRHERFHS, from the exons ATGTCTTTCCCCTCAGCTTTTGGTACGCAGGTGGCCGCCATCATGGATGTTCTGGCCAAAGCTGCGGTGGCAGAAATAACGATGCTGGTGGAAGAGGGCAGTGTGGCTCTGCGCCTGGAGGTGAGCAGGAGGGACAGTGAGATCCAGGAGCTGCGGAGCAGTATGAAGAGGATGGAGACTGAGCTCCAGAAGGctcaggaagctgctgcaagGCGAGGTACGGCCGAGAAACAGGTGCAGACCGCTCCAGCAGGGGGTCAGGAGTCGTGGAGAG ataaaaagaaacatcATGAAATAAACAGGGAATATACTGAGCTAACCACTGCTGATTCACTCTGTGAGGCTCACATCCGTCCAGCTGTGAAACGAGAGCCAGAAGGTGAATTTCACTTCGGTGAAACATCCGAGCATGCAGTGACAGATGCAGCAAATCGAGGTGACCCCATCTGGTCTGCTTGTG ataaaaagaaacatcATGAAATAAACAGGGAATATACTGAGCTAACCACTGCTGATTCACTCTGTGAGGCTCACATCCGTCCAGCTGTGAAACGAGAGCCAGAAGGTGAATTTCACTTCGGTGAAACATCCGAGCATGCAGTGACAGATGCAGCAAATCGAG ataaaaagaaacatcATGAAATAAACAGGGAATATACTGAGCTAACCACTGCTGATTCACTCTGTGAGGCTCACATCAGTCCAGCTGTGAAACGAGAGCCAGAAGGTGAATTTCACCTCGGTGAAACATCCGAGCATGCAGTGACAGATGCAGCAAATCGAGGTGACCCCATCTGGTCTGCTTGTGGTGTGTTTGAGAAAAACTCTGCCGCGATTGCGCAGCAATCACAGATTTTTCCATCTACTGTCGAGGAGTACTCTTATTCCAGAGACATGCAGAGCTCATATTCATCTTCGGGAACGGAAGGAGCAGGTGTCTGCTTTTCTGTGCCAGTGAAAGCGGAGATCTCTGTGCATCCCGAGTTGGTTTATAAAGACCATTTGCATCCTGGTGCCGTTCAAGATGGTTGCATGGAGTCTGCAGGGCCATTACCAGCTTTGCGTCATGCACAGGCATCCACAGCGGGAGCATCCGGATCAAATGTGGAGAATTTCAGCAGCAAAATTAACTGCAGATCAAAAAGATTTATGACTGTGTGGCGAGCAAATCAGAGTGTTTACATCTGCTCAATGTGCAACAAGAGTTTCCTCCGCTTGTCTCTGCTGGAGGAGCACAAGAGCACCCACCACCCCTCCAAACCTTTCAGGTGCCTCGAATGCGGGAAGTCTTTCACCCAGAAGACCCGACTCAAGACGCACCAGTGGGTTCACACAGGAGAGAGGCCGTTCAGCTGCAGCATCTGCGGCAAGAAGTTTTCCAGGCAGGACAACTGCCTGAGACACGAGCGGTTCCACAGTTGA
- the LOC124870589 gene encoding gastrula zinc finger protein XlCGF48.2-like isoform X1: MSFPSAFGTQVAAIMDVLAKAAVAEITMLVEEGSVALRLEVSRRDSEIQELRSSMKRMETELQKAQEAAARRGTAEKQVQTAPAGGQESWRDKKKHHEINREYTELTTADSLCEAHIRPAVKREPEGEFHFGETSEHAVTDAANRGDPIWSACDKKKHHEINREYTELTTADSLCEAHIRPAVKREPEGEFHFGETSEHAVTDAANRGDPIWSACDKKKHHEINREYTELTTADSLCEAHISPAVKREPEGEFHLGETSEHAVTDAANRGDPIWSACGVFEKNSAAIAQQSQIFPSTVEEYSYSRDMQSSYSSSGTEGAGVCFSVPVKAEISVHPELVYKDHLHPGAVQDGCMESAGPLPALRHAQASTAGASGSNVENFSSKINCRSKRFMTVWRANQSVYICSMCNKSFLRLSLLEEHKSTHHPSKPFRCLECGKSFTQKTRLKTHQWVHTGERPFSCSICGKKFSRQDNCLRHERFHS; the protein is encoded by the exons ATGTCTTTCCCCTCAGCTTTTGGTACGCAGGTGGCCGCCATCATGGATGTTCTGGCCAAAGCTGCGGTGGCAGAAATAACGATGCTGGTGGAAGAGGGCAGTGTGGCTCTGCGCCTGGAGGTGAGCAGGAGGGACAGTGAGATCCAGGAGCTGCGGAGCAGTATGAAGAGGATGGAGACTGAGCTCCAGAAGGctcaggaagctgctgcaagGCGAGGTACGGCCGAGAAACAGGTGCAGACCGCTCCAGCAGGGGGTCAGGAGTCGTGGAGAG ataaaaagaaacatcATGAAATAAACAGGGAATATACTGAGCTAACCACTGCTGATTCACTCTGTGAGGCTCACATCCGTCCAGCTGTGAAACGAGAGCCAGAAGGTGAATTTCACTTCGGTGAAACATCCGAGCATGCAGTGACAGATGCAGCAAATCGAGGTGACCCCATCTGGTCTGCTTGTG ataaaaagaaacatcATGAAATAAACAGGGAATATACTGAGCTAACCACTGCTGATTCACTCTGTGAGGCTCACATCCGTCCAGCTGTGAAACGAGAGCCAGAAGGTGAATTTCACTTCGGTGAAACATCCGAGCATGCAGTGACAGATGCAGCAAATCGAGGTGACCCCATCTGGTCTGCTTGTG ataaaaagaaacatcATGAAATAAACAGGGAATATACTGAGCTAACCACTGCTGATTCACTCTGTGAGGCTCACATCAGTCCAGCTGTGAAACGAGAGCCAGAAGGTGAATTTCACCTCGGTGAAACATCCGAGCATGCAGTGACAGATGCAGCAAATCGAGGTGACCCCATCTGGTCTGCTTGTGGTGTGTTTGAGAAAAACTCTGCCGCGATTGCGCAGCAATCACAGATTTTTCCATCTACTGTCGAGGAGTACTCTTATTCCAGAGACATGCAGAGCTCATATTCATCTTCGGGAACGGAAGGAGCAGGTGTCTGCTTTTCTGTGCCAGTGAAAGCGGAGATCTCTGTGCATCCCGAGTTGGTTTATAAAGACCATTTGCATCCTGGTGCCGTTCAAGATGGTTGCATGGAGTCTGCAGGGCCATTACCAGCTTTGCGTCATGCACAGGCATCCACAGCGGGAGCATCCGGATCAAATGTGGAGAATTTCAGCAGCAAAATTAACTGCAGATCAAAAAGATTTATGACTGTGTGGCGAGCAAATCAGAGTGTTTACATCTGCTCAATGTGCAACAAGAGTTTCCTCCGCTTGTCTCTGCTGGAGGAGCACAAGAGCACCCACCACCCCTCCAAACCTTTCAGGTGCCTCGAATGCGGGAAGTCTTTCACCCAGAAGACCCGACTCAAGACGCACCAGTGGGTTCACACAGGAGAGAGGCCGTTCAGCTGCAGCATCTGCGGCAAGAAGTTTTCCAGGCAGGACAACTGCCTGAGACACGAGCGGTTCCACAGTTGA
- the LOC124870588 gene encoding sal-like protein 1 produces the protein MLNGVALRSQIASVIDALAKAAVAEIFKVVEDGMVVLRLEMCQREDEIERLKSSMEVLHGELRAARQAETQRPEHRGGDESHRGVGDEKIFGEKVRSDQNRTIPSAPEAQVKGEPVEEGSQDAREQLERPVDGTLYGGGQGRSGAQKEAAGSSSEYLALGQNSLSCLSEASLHGGLVLSCNSSGGFPQSPFSRGLLGYTQYRNTVRRRTVKRLMFKKGFICPYCGKCFERAGHLERHKRIHTGEKPYRCEICGRRFNQKCSLKEHMKIHRRGLQTRPGEVQINQQIPIPQVNPCMERHCSEEASQAKADDTQTKTEEILPTSVQVKSEPVEENITQPQLNVENNQTKDRADSMGENIAPEYQGSQLWAPRLQNNLELSRTDCTNSSSQNMSSFPAIAQLLQPPEDALYSNFSVRGKLYGQLKNSTVPQTPYGSSGAIIIPSNTGLHVTEASNHHRQRKNGSFQVLKPKKCFVCTYCGKVFERAGHLERHLRIHTGEKPYGCQICGRCFNQKSSLKGHMKTHTNGKTTDLLDSHHPMFSVPENQLMENYVETSNGPTAAEEHFPAPAYSHSIKEEPMTVKLEPNMENFLTTSQIGTDSRAGAVDNGLLWTSAVEESIDSPAQPVCVLLQDAKYHHGSPAGGASEQQGFTSPIRDLAFIDNKAKEDHYLAVGLQQRTSNPSHELTARDFCSESEGLNQDSVYDFTLRASDGYEDTCGGDPIRQNYICSSCGQSFDSFHIFQEHQCEKLPEQPLSCEMCGKTFNQLSILKLHLKLHAR, from the exons ATGTTGAACGGCGTGGCTCTACGCTCCCAGATCGCGTCCGTGATTGATGCCCTGGCCAAAGCAGCTGTGGCGGAGATCTTTAAAGTTGTGGAGGACGGGATGGTGGTGCTGCGGCTGGAGATGTGTCAGCGGGAGGATGAGATCGAGAGGCTGAAGAGCAGCATGGAGGTCCTGCATGGAGAGCTGAGGGCGGCGCGGCAGGCGGAGACCCAGCGGCCGGAGCACCGCGGAGGAGACG AAAGTCATAGGGGTGTTGGAGATGAGAAGATCTTCGGTGAAAAGGTTCGCTCTGATCAAAACCGCACCATACCATCTGCACCTGAAGCACAGGTGAAAGGTGAACCTGTGGAAGAGGGAAGTCAGGATGCCAGAGAACAATTGGAAAGGCCAGTGGACGGGACTCTGTACGGTGGTGGGCAGGGGAGGTCAGGGGCACAAAAGGAGGCTGCAGGCAGCAGCTCTGAATACTTAGCTTTAGGTCAGAACTCTTTGTCCTGTCTCTCTGAGGCGTCTTTGCACGGTGGGCTCGTTTTGTCCTGCAACAGCTCTGGTGGGTTTCCGCAGAGCCCGTTCAGCCGTGGGCTTCTAGGTTACACCCAGTACAGAAACACTGTACGAAGGCGGACTGTGAAGAGGCTGATGTTCAAGAAAGGTTTCATCTGTCCGTACTGTGGCAAATGCTTCGAACGAGCTGGACACCTCGAAAGACACAAGAGGATTCACACTGGCGAGAAACCGTATCGTTGTGAGATCTGTGGACGGCGGTTCAATCAGAAGTGCAGCCTTAAGGAGCACATGAAGATTCACAGACGAG gTCTTCAGACGAGACCAGGAGAGGTCCAAATAAACCAACAAATCCCGATACCACAGGTGAATCCCTGTATGGAAAGGCATTGCTCTGAAGAGGCCAGCCAAGCAAAGGCTGATGATACCCAAACAAAGACTGAAGAGATTCTGCCAACATCTGTCCAGGTAAAATCTGAGCCGGTCGAGGAAAATATAACACAACCACAGCTTAATGTGGAAAACAATCAGACAAAGGACAGAGCCGACAGCATGGGTGAAAACATCGCACCAGAGTACCAAGGCAGCCAACTGTGGGCACCCAGGTTACAAAACAATCTAGAGCTGAGCAGAACAGATTGTACGAACAGCTCATCACAGAACATGTCTTCCTTCCCTGCCATCGCTCAGTTACTCCAGCCACCGGAAGACGCTTTGTATAGCAACTTTTCTGTCCGAGGAAAACTGTACGGGCAGCTGAAAAACAGCACTGTCCCGCAGACACCTTATGGATCCTCAGGCGCAATTATCATACCCAGTAACACAGGCTTACACGTGACAGAGGCCTCAAATCACCATAGACAGAGGAAAAACGGATCGTTTCAAGTTTTGAAACCGAAGAAGTGCTTTGTTTGCACGTACTGCGGGAAGGTCTTTGAGCGAGCTGGACACCTTGAAAGGCACCTCCGGATTCACACCGGGGAGAAGCCGTATGGCTGCCAAATCTGCGGAAGGTGCTTCAATCAGAAGAGCAGCCTCAAAGGTCACATGAAGACTCACACAAATG GGAAGACAACAGACCTGCTGGATTCTCATCACCCGATGTTCTCAGTGCCTGAAAATCAACTGATGGAGAACTATGTGGAAACCAGTAACGGACCAACAGCTGCAGAGGAGCACTTTCCTGCCCCTGCGTACTCTCACTCAATTAAAGAGGAACCTATGACGGTGAAGCTGGAGCCCAACATGGAGAATTTCCTCACCACGTCTCAGATAGGGACTGACAGTAGAGCAGGAGCAGTAGACAACGGTTTACTGTGGACATCTGCAGTAGAGGAAAGTATTGACAGTCCTGCTCAACCTGTCTGTGTACTTTTACAAGATGCGAAGTATCACCACGGTTCCCCTGCTGGGGGAGCCAGTGAGCAGCAGGGATTCACCTCACCAATAAGGGATCTGGCTTTTATAGACAACAAAGCAAAGGAGGACCATTATTTAGCTGTGGGGTTGCAGCAAAGAACATCAAATCCAAGTCATGAGCTGACTGCAAGGGATTTCTGCTCGGAGAGTGAAGGCCTGAACCAGGATAGTGTCTATGATTTTACTCTGAGAGCTTCAGACGGCTACGAGGACACCTGCGGTGGAGACCCCATTAGACAGAACTACATCTGCTCCAGTTGTGGGCAAAGCTTTGATAGTTTCCATATTTTTCAGGAGCACCAGTGTGAAAAACTCCCAGAGCAGCCTTTAAGCTGTGAGATGTGTGGAAAGACTTTCAACCAGCTGAGCATCCTGAAACTGCACCTTAAACTACATGCAAGATGA